One Pieris brassicae chromosome 11, ilPieBrab1.1, whole genome shotgun sequence DNA window includes the following coding sequences:
- the LOC123716283 gene encoding homeobox protein prospero isoform X2, whose amino-acid sequence MMSSEEEADSHAPYSDKLLKKQKRVRQRVDAGEPRNSYSTLATNGPAPARSVHMSGGLYGAIFEGRQHFGLFGPCYAPAEMLNELLGRAPKQEDNGDETNGGDVLRDRVLRDILQSHKKELMRLSPDNNNVLANNNNDEPKDEKRSPERPISRDSRPDLDDALLRLDNACDSRTSPPPAQQPSEQLLAPKSEPEDRDSDAQRSSPRPQDVKRARVENIVSTMRSSPAPQQPQVNGCKKRKLYHPQQHDGAAERYGASHSSSVQTVSEDSEDDGERPPIQQKLVEKNALKSQLRTMQEQLAEMQEKYLQLCNRMGQESETIDNDGASSDVEQTEDTVPKSEPASPAKEVPPPIPNSAPPNMLSQVMSKMISAKIQATHPHLPPGFNGSLPLLPHLPHGEHMHPPHTHQHLSNAAAMYLNVSQKLFLEQEARMKEASEHQQNNQHRPQSNQHSPQQRQMGQTPKPPLPSELAERLDALRSNAGSVGSITGADLESLAEVLKSEITASLASLIDSIVTRFVHQRRVMGKQSEAAAAAAEQLNKDLIRASRMLDRKSPPPKAPERPPGQMPGLFQTPQKPMPSHFGPMNGHYDREQNIDPSEPLSLVVTPKKPKRHKVTDTRITPRTVSRILGEGMGHSPESKFPESPSPRPYPGGMALPTSVAIPNPSLHESQVFSPYSPFFVAGGGLARSPPAPERDSPPLPNAPTMLHPLLAAAHHSSPDYLRHHPHHPHHAPHHPHHMDAQDHSDCNSTDLPYDGVQPTSSTLTPMHLRKAKLMFFWVRYPSSAVLKMYFPDIKFNKNNTAQLVKWFSNFREFYYIQMEKYARQAISEGLKTADDIHVAGDSELYRVLNLHYNRNNHIEVPPNFRYVVEQTLREFFRAIQGGKDAEQSWKKSIYKVISRLDDPVPEYFKSPNFLEQLE is encoded by the exons ATGATGTCATCGGAGGAGGAGGCCGACTCACACGCGCCCTACTCGGATAAGCTCCTAAAGAAACAGAAACGCGTCAGACAGCGCGTGGACGCCGGTGAGCCGCGCAATTCTTATTCAACTCTCGCGACGAACGGACCCGCGCCTGCGCGCTCCGTACACATGAGTGGGGGACTTTACGGCGCCATCTTCGAGGGTCGCCAACACTTCGGCCTTTTTGGTCCTTGCTACGCGCCAGCTGAAATGCTCAACGAGCTGCTGGGCCGCGCACCCAAACAGGAGGACAACGGCGATGAGACTAACGGTGGTGACGTGCTTCGCGATCGTGTTCTCAGAGATATTCTTCAGAGTCACAAGAAGGAACTCATGCGACTCTCCCcggataataataatgtgcTGGCAAATAATAACAACGATGAGCCTAAGGACGAGAAGCGGTCACCTGAGCGACCGATATCGCGGGACTCGCGGCCAGACCTTGACGACGCGCTCCTGAGACTGGACAACGCTTGCGATTCTCGTACCTCACCGCCGCCTGCGCAGCAACCTTCAGAACAGCTTCTCGCTCCTAAGTCGGAACCAGAAGACCGCGATAGTGACGCTCAAAGGTCTTCTCCGCGACCACAGGATGTGAAACGTGCTCGTGTTGAAAACATAGTGTCTACAATGCGTTCTAGCCCTGCGCCTCAGCAACCTCAAGTGAACGGGTGTAAGAAACGAAAGTTATACCACCCGCAACAGCACGACGGTGCGGCAGAGAGGTACGGTGCCAGCCACAGCAGTAGTGTACAGACAGTGTCAGAGGACTCCGAGGATGATGGTGAGCGACCTCCGATACAACAAAAGTTAGTagaaaaaaatgctttaaaatcacaattaaGAACTATGCAAGAACAATTAGCTGAGATGCAAGAGAAATATTTGCAACTTTGTAATCGCATGGGCCAAGAGTCAGAGACTATTGACAATGATGGTGCATCTAGTGATGTAGAACAAACTGAGGATACTGTTCCGAAATCAGAACCTGCATCACCTGCTAAGGAAGTTCCGCCACCAATACCTAACAGTGCACCACCAAACATGCTCTCTCAGGTCATGAGCAAGATGATCTCAGCTAAGATCCAAGCAACTCATCCTCACCTGCCACCTGGTTTCAATGGGTCACTTCCCCTGTTGCCCCATTTGCCGCACGGTGAACACATGCATCCTCCGCACACGCATCAACACCTCAGCAATGCAGCcgcaatgtatttaaatgttagccaaaaattatttttagaacaaGAAGCGCGCATGAAAGAGGCTAGTGAACACCAACAAAATAATCAACATAGGCCACAATCTAATCAACACTCGCCCCAACAAAGACAAATGGGTCAAACGCCTAAACCGCCCCTACCTTCAGAGCTAGCAGAACGACTAGATGCTTTACGAAGCAACGCGGGGTCAGTCGGCTCCATCACAGGGGCAGATCTAGAAAGCCTCGCTGAAGTTCTGAAAAGTGAAATCACAGCGTCTTTGGCGAGTCTCATTGACTCTATTGTAACACGTTTCGTGCACCAACGACGTGTAATGGGCAAGCAATCAGAGGCAGCCGCGGCTGCTGCGGAGCAACTAAACAAGGATTTGATAAGAGCATCGAGAATGCTGGATAGAAAATCTCCACCGCCGAAAGCGCCTGAGCGACCGCCGGGACAAATGCCAG GCCTGTTCCAGACGCCGCAGAAGCCGATGCCATCGCACTTCGGCCCGATGAATGGACATTATGATCGGGAACAGAACATCGACCCCAGCGAGCCTCTGAGTTTAGTCGTAACGCCAAAAAAGCCTAAGCGGCATAAGGTGACAGACACACGAATCACGCCTCGCACCGTAAGCCGAATCCTAGGAGAAGGCATGGGGCATTCCCCTGAAAGCAAATTCCCCGAGTCGCCTTCTCCACGCCCGTACCCGGGAGGGATGGCGTTGCCAACGTCAGTTGCAATACCGAATCCGTCACTACACGAGAGTCAAGTGTTCTCGCCGTACTCGCCATTTTTTGTGGCGGGTGGAGGTCTAGCGCGGTCACCGCCCGCGCCGGAGCGGGACTCTCCGCCGCTGCCAAACGCACCGACGATGTTGCATCCTCTGCTTGCGGCGGCACACCACAGCTCGCCAGACTACCTGCGACACCACCCACACCACCCGCACCACGCGCCGCATCACCCTCACCACATGGACGCGCAGGACCACTCTGACTGCAACTCCACTGACCTGCCTTACGACGGAGTCCAGCCTACT TCTTCAACATTAACACCGATGCACCTACGCAAGGCCAAGCTGATGTTCTTCTGGGTGCGGTACCCGAGTTCTGCGGTCCTCAAAATGTATTTCCCTGACATCAAGTTCAACAAGAACAACACAGCACAGCTCGTCAAATGGTTCTCAAACTTTAG AGAGTTTTACTACATTCAAATGGAGAAGTACGCACGACAGGCCATAAGCGAAGGTCTGAAGACGGCGGACGACATCCACGTTGCTGGAGACTCTGAGCTGTACAGGGTTCTCAACCTACATTACAACAGAAATAACCACATTGAA GTACCACCAAACTTCAGATACGTGGTCGAGCAGACTCTCCGGGAGTTCTTCCGCGCCATCCAAGGCGGGAAGGACGCCGAGCAGAGCTGGAAGAAATCCATCTACAAAGTTATCTCGCGACTTGACGACCCCGTGCCGGAGTACTTCAAGTCGCCAAACTTCCTTGAGCAGTTGGAGTGA
- the LOC123716283 gene encoding homeobox protein prospero isoform X1, translating into MMSSEEEADSHAPYSDKLLKKQKRVRQRVDAGEPRNSYSTLATNGPAPARSVHMSGGLYGAIFEGRQHFGLFGPCYAPAEMLNELLGRAPKQEDNGDETNGGDVLRDRVLRDILQSHKKELMRLSPDNNNVLANNNNDEPKDEKRSPERPISRDSRPDLDDALLRLDNACDSRTSPPPAQQPSEQLLAPKSEPEDRDSDAQRSSPRPQDVKRARVENIVSTMRSSPAPQQPQVNGCKKRKLYHPQQHDGAAERYGASHSSSVQTVSEDSEDDGERPPIQQKLVEKNALKSQLRTMQEQLAEMQEKYLQLCNRMGQESETIDNDGASSDVEQTEDTVPKSEPASPAKEVPPPIPNSAPPNMLSQVMSKMISAKIQATHPHLPPGFNGSLPLLPHLPHGEHMHPPHTHQHLSNAAAMYLNVSQKLFLEQEARMKEASEHQQNNQHRPQSNQHSPQQRQMGQTPKPPLPSELAERLDALRSNAGSVGSITGADLESLAEVLKSEITASLASLIDSIVTRFVHQRRVMGKQSEAAAAAAEQLNKDLIRASRMLDRKSPPPKAPERPPGQMPGNQPVHHPGAPNGVPFMTNNQIFMSHMNGPRAPGGAAFPLHPEAGGPGHGAHMRPPTGLFQTPQKPMPSHFGPMNGHYDREQNIDPSEPLSLVVTPKKPKRHKVTDTRITPRTVSRILGEGMGHSPESKFPESPSPRPYPGGMALPTSVAIPNPSLHESQVFSPYSPFFVAGGGLARSPPAPERDSPPLPNAPTMLHPLLAAAHHSSPDYLRHHPHHPHHAPHHPHHMDAQDHSDCNSTDLPYDGVQPTSSTLTPMHLRKAKLMFFWVRYPSSAVLKMYFPDIKFNKNNTAQLVKWFSNFREFYYIQMEKYARQAISEGLKTADDIHVAGDSELYRVLNLHYNRNNHIEVPPNFRYVVEQTLREFFRAIQGGKDAEQSWKKSIYKVISRLDDPVPEYFKSPNFLEQLE; encoded by the exons ATGATGTCATCGGAGGAGGAGGCCGACTCACACGCGCCCTACTCGGATAAGCTCCTAAAGAAACAGAAACGCGTCAGACAGCGCGTGGACGCCGGTGAGCCGCGCAATTCTTATTCAACTCTCGCGACGAACGGACCCGCGCCTGCGCGCTCCGTACACATGAGTGGGGGACTTTACGGCGCCATCTTCGAGGGTCGCCAACACTTCGGCCTTTTTGGTCCTTGCTACGCGCCAGCTGAAATGCTCAACGAGCTGCTGGGCCGCGCACCCAAACAGGAGGACAACGGCGATGAGACTAACGGTGGTGACGTGCTTCGCGATCGTGTTCTCAGAGATATTCTTCAGAGTCACAAGAAGGAACTCATGCGACTCTCCCcggataataataatgtgcTGGCAAATAATAACAACGATGAGCCTAAGGACGAGAAGCGGTCACCTGAGCGACCGATATCGCGGGACTCGCGGCCAGACCTTGACGACGCGCTCCTGAGACTGGACAACGCTTGCGATTCTCGTACCTCACCGCCGCCTGCGCAGCAACCTTCAGAACAGCTTCTCGCTCCTAAGTCGGAACCAGAAGACCGCGATAGTGACGCTCAAAGGTCTTCTCCGCGACCACAGGATGTGAAACGTGCTCGTGTTGAAAACATAGTGTCTACAATGCGTTCTAGCCCTGCGCCTCAGCAACCTCAAGTGAACGGGTGTAAGAAACGAAAGTTATACCACCCGCAACAGCACGACGGTGCGGCAGAGAGGTACGGTGCCAGCCACAGCAGTAGTGTACAGACAGTGTCAGAGGACTCCGAGGATGATGGTGAGCGACCTCCGATACAACAAAAGTTAGTagaaaaaaatgctttaaaatcacaattaaGAACTATGCAAGAACAATTAGCTGAGATGCAAGAGAAATATTTGCAACTTTGTAATCGCATGGGCCAAGAGTCAGAGACTATTGACAATGATGGTGCATCTAGTGATGTAGAACAAACTGAGGATACTGTTCCGAAATCAGAACCTGCATCACCTGCTAAGGAAGTTCCGCCACCAATACCTAACAGTGCACCACCAAACATGCTCTCTCAGGTCATGAGCAAGATGATCTCAGCTAAGATCCAAGCAACTCATCCTCACCTGCCACCTGGTTTCAATGGGTCACTTCCCCTGTTGCCCCATTTGCCGCACGGTGAACACATGCATCCTCCGCACACGCATCAACACCTCAGCAATGCAGCcgcaatgtatttaaatgttagccaaaaattatttttagaacaaGAAGCGCGCATGAAAGAGGCTAGTGAACACCAACAAAATAATCAACATAGGCCACAATCTAATCAACACTCGCCCCAACAAAGACAAATGGGTCAAACGCCTAAACCGCCCCTACCTTCAGAGCTAGCAGAACGACTAGATGCTTTACGAAGCAACGCGGGGTCAGTCGGCTCCATCACAGGGGCAGATCTAGAAAGCCTCGCTGAAGTTCTGAAAAGTGAAATCACAGCGTCTTTGGCGAGTCTCATTGACTCTATTGTAACACGTTTCGTGCACCAACGACGTGTAATGGGCAAGCAATCAGAGGCAGCCGCGGCTGCTGCGGAGCAACTAAACAAGGATTTGATAAGAGCATCGAGAATGCTGGATAGAAAATCTCCACCGCCGAAAGCGCCTGAGCGACCGCCGGGACAAATGCCAGGTAACCAACCCGTCCATCACCCGGGCGCCCCAAATGGCGTCCCATTTATGACcaataatcaaatttttatGAGCCATATGAATGGCCCCCGTGCGCCAGGCGGCGCGGCATTTCCGCTGCACCCCGAGGCGGGCGGGCCAGGCCACGGCGCTCACATGCGACCTCCGACAGGCCTGTTCCAGACGCCGCAGAAGCCGATGCCATCGCACTTCGGCCCGATGAATGGACATTATGATCGGGAACAGAACATCGACCCCAGCGAGCCTCTGAGTTTAGTCGTAACGCCAAAAAAGCCTAAGCGGCATAAGGTGACAGACACACGAATCACGCCTCGCACCGTAAGCCGAATCCTAGGAGAAGGCATGGGGCATTCCCCTGAAAGCAAATTCCCCGAGTCGCCTTCTCCACGCCCGTACCCGGGAGGGATGGCGTTGCCAACGTCAGTTGCAATACCGAATCCGTCACTACACGAGAGTCAAGTGTTCTCGCCGTACTCGCCATTTTTTGTGGCGGGTGGAGGTCTAGCGCGGTCACCGCCCGCGCCGGAGCGGGACTCTCCGCCGCTGCCAAACGCACCGACGATGTTGCATCCTCTGCTTGCGGCGGCACACCACAGCTCGCCAGACTACCTGCGACACCACCCACACCACCCGCACCACGCGCCGCATCACCCTCACCACATGGACGCGCAGGACCACTCTGACTGCAACTCCACTGACCTGCCTTACGACGGAGTCCAGCCTACT TCTTCAACATTAACACCGATGCACCTACGCAAGGCCAAGCTGATGTTCTTCTGGGTGCGGTACCCGAGTTCTGCGGTCCTCAAAATGTATTTCCCTGACATCAAGTTCAACAAGAACAACACAGCACAGCTCGTCAAATGGTTCTCAAACTTTAG AGAGTTTTACTACATTCAAATGGAGAAGTACGCACGACAGGCCATAAGCGAAGGTCTGAAGACGGCGGACGACATCCACGTTGCTGGAGACTCTGAGCTGTACAGGGTTCTCAACCTACATTACAACAGAAATAACCACATTGAA GTACCACCAAACTTCAGATACGTGGTCGAGCAGACTCTCCGGGAGTTCTTCCGCGCCATCCAAGGCGGGAAGGACGCCGAGCAGAGCTGGAAGAAATCCATCTACAAAGTTATCTCGCGACTTGACGACCCCGTGCCGGAGTACTTCAAGTCGCCAAACTTCCTTGAGCAGTTGGAGTGA